A region of the Deltaproteobacteria bacterium genome:
AGGTCGCCGGCGACGAGAACCGTATCGTCCGGCCTTACAGTCCTGCTCCAGTTCTCAAAAAGTCTTTCTTCGTGGTTCCTCCACTGGGGGCCAAAGATGTCCATTGTTTTCCCCCGGGAAGAGAGATGCAAATCGCCGATGGCAAAAACACGCATTCTTGAAAGGTCCAGCCGGAATGGAATACCCGTTTCTCCGTATATTCTACATAAAATGAGTGCACTAGGAAAACCGTGCTTTCCCAAATGTCCTGCCTGGGTGTGTCGAGGTTCGCGCCGGAAACCGACCGGTCTTCACTATGGGGATGTTTTCCAGCGAGGGGGAGCCTGGAGCCGTACCCCGGCCTGGAGGTAGGGGAGGGATGCCCGTCAACGGCATTCCGCTTCTCTTGCAGGGAGGGTTTGCCGGATGTGAAGGGTCGAGGCTCAATCGTCCCTGTCAGAGTCCTCGAGGAGTTCCACCGTCTTTCGGTAGAGATTCTCAAGCATTTTGGCGAAATCGGTCCGCTTTGGAGCTCCCCCAGCGGATGATTCCGCATAGGCCTTGATGATCACCGTTGCGAGCTTGAGGGCACGGTTCTTTTGGGCTGCTGTAGCCATGTCATAATACCTCCTCAAAGGGGGATTTGGGGTGTGTCTCTCGAGGTCCCCCATCTGCTTCCATCGGGGGCGATGCATTCACACGCTCTTGCATCTCCTGAGGAGTGTGGAGAAGGAGCCCTCGGGGAGTGCTTGAGCAAGAACGGGTTCAAACCCGATTTTATGTAGCAACAACTGTGCCACCGGGAGACCTTGTCTTTCCCTTGCCCCGGTGATAGAAAGACGAGAGCGGGTTGACGGTATGCTCTCTTTCTTTGAGGTCCCATGATTCTGCATAAGGTGGAACAGACCATCGAAAAGTATCGAATGCTCGCCAGGGGAGACCTGGTGATGGTGGGGGTTTCGGGAGGGATGGATTCCGTGGCTCTCCTGTCCGTGTTGGACAGACTGAGGCCCACCTATGGTATCTCGATTCATGTGGTTCACCTGAACCATGAACTCCGGGGCGAGGAGTCCAGGAGAGACGAAGAATTCGTCAAGGACCTGGCCCGCAGGTTGAATCTCCCCTGTGAGAGCCGATCGATTCCGGTAGAGAGGTTCAGAAAGAAGGGGATGACCCTTCAGGAAGCCGCCAGAGAGGTACGGTTCGCCTTTTTTCGTTCCGTGATGGAAAAGCACGGCGCCCAAAAGCTCGCTCTAGGACAGACAGCCGACGACCAGGCTGAGACAATGGTGATGCGCTTCATCCGCGGTGCCGGGCTCGGAGGGCTTAAAGGCATTCCTCCAGTGAGAGAAGGATTCGTGATCCATCCTCTCATCGAGGTGGGCCGGGAGGAGATCGAAGCCTATCTGGCCGCCCGAGGTCTCCACCATGTCGAGGACAGTTCGAATCGAAAAGAGATCTATCTTAGAAACCGGATCCGCATGCACCTGCTCCCGCTTCTTCAGAGATACAATCCCAGCCTAAAGGAGTGTCTTGTTCGCATGGGGCAGGTCTTTCTCCAGGAGGAAGAATACATGGAGAGCAAGACCGAGGAGTTGTGGGAGCGGGTCGTCCGGAACAGAGATTCCCTGTGGCTGGACCTCAACTGGTTCCGGAATCTCCATCCTGCCTTGCAGTTTCGTCTCCTGAAAAGGATGGCGGTCTCAGTGAGCGGAATTGCTCAGAAGAGGCTCGGAGTAGTCCATATCCAGAGCCTTGCCGATCTGGCCAGAGGACGGAAGCCTCAGACAGTGGTTCATCTTCCCGGAAGGATCACGGCCAGGCGTATCTATGACCGGTTGGTGATAGGAAGGGGAGAGATACCCCAGCCTCCTGTGTTCGACCACCCTGTCGCCTTGCCGGGGACCACTCCGATTGCCGAGATAGGCAAGAGACTCGTCACCGGTCTTGTTGGGGGGTGGCAGCCGGGGCAAGCCTCTTCCCGCCGGGTTTTTCTCGACGCGGATCGGCTGGCCCCTGAGCTCCGGGTGCGCAACAGGCGGCCGGGAGACAGATTCAGGCCCCTGGGAATGAGAGGGTCGAGAAAGATCAAGGACTGTTTTATCGACTGGAAGGTTCCAATGGACCAAAGGGCAGGGGTTCCTCTGGTTGTCTCCGGTGAGGAGATAGTGTGGGTGGTGGGCTGGAGGATCGGCCACCAGGCCCGCGTGACAGATAGGACCCAACGCGTGGTCTGCATGGAAATCCAGGATCTGTGAGCACGAGGAGGATTCAAGACCCGCAGTCTGAAGGGTCTCCCTTTAGCTTTGAAAGGGCATGGGGCAGGGCCGGTAAGGCAACCTGCAGACATTCCACGGCCGCCCGAGGGCTTCCCGGCAGATTGATGATGAGTGAAGACCCGCGAATACCACAGACGGCCCGGGATATCATGGCGTGAGGTGTCTTTTCCAGGCTTGCGGCCCTCATGGCCTCGGCAAACCCGGGTACCTCTTTTTCGATCACTTCCCGGGTTGCGTCAGGGGTCACGTCGCGAGGGCTCAAGCCTGTACCTCCCGTGGTGAGAATCAGATCCGAACCCAAGCGATCGACTGCATCGATCAGGGTGTGCCTGATTTGGTCCTCTTCATCCGGAATGATCCTGTAATCGACGACTTGAAAGTCCAGGCCGGCAAGGACCTCCTTGAGAGCCTGTCCGCTTTTGTCTTCTCTCTCGCCCCGATAACCCCTATCGCTCACGGTAATGATCGAGGTCTTGAACATACGAGACTCCTCCAGAGAACGGGCCAGCCTCTGATCCGGGTACCAGGGACATTCAAACCTTCTGTCCCCTCTTCTCCTGGGAGGGGTTTGTCTCTGACTGGACCGTTTGATCCTCTTCGGAGTGACCCCTGCCGTGGAAGGAGTCGGAGTCCCCGGATCTCTTTGAACCCGGTCCCGCCATCAGATTCTGTCCTTTCTGTCGAGCACTTGGACCGCGTGGCCGACACGGACAGGGCCTCCCGAGACCACCCTCGCGAATATTCCTTCGGTGGGCATGATGCAGGTTCCGGTCCGGTCGTAAACCGCGCAGCGGGCATGGCATTTCTTCCCGATCTGGGTAACCTCGAGAACTACAGACCGGCCGATCCTGAGTCTGGCACCCACCGGCAGTCTTGCCAAATCCAGCCCCTCGGTAGTCAGGTTTTCGGCAAAATCACCCCAAGAGACGTCGAGTCCCAGGTCTCTCATTTTCTGGATACTCTCTTGAGCGAGGAGACTGACCTGGCGATGTCCGGGTCCCCCGTGGGCATCTCTCTCAATGCCGAAACCCTTCAACACCCGGGCCCTGCCCACGTTCTTCTTCTGCGTCCCCTTGGCTTTGCTGATATTGACGGCCAACAACCTTCCCTTCTTCATCTTTTCCCTCTTCTCCTAGGGCCGGTTGGGGTTGAGATAGGTCCCGCTCTTACCGCCCCTCTTTTCCACCAGATGGATGTTTGAGATCACCATGGCCCGATCTACGGCCTTGCACATATCGTAGATGGTAATAGCAGCCGTGGCCACGGCGACAAAGGCCTCCATCTCCACACCGGTCTTGCCGTCCGTCTTGACCCGTGCCTCGATGTCGATGGCGCTCTCTTTGGGGCGGGGACGGAACTTGAGCTCCACGCCGGTGAGGTTGAGGGGATGGCACAGGGGGACGAGATCGGCGGTTCGTTTGGTTGCCATGATTCCTGCGATTCTTGCAACTCCTAGAACGTCTCCCTTTGCAATCGCTCTGGTTTG
Encoded here:
- the tilS gene encoding tRNA lysidine(34) synthetase TilS, whose protein sequence is MILHKVEQTIEKYRMLARGDLVMVGVSGGMDSVALLSVLDRLRPTYGISIHVVHLNHELRGEESRRDEEFVKDLARRLNLPCESRSIPVERFRKKGMTLQEAAREVRFAFFRSVMEKHGAQKLALGQTADDQAETMVMRFIRGAGLGGLKGIPPVREGFVIHPLIEVGREEIEAYLAARGLHHVEDSSNRKEIYLRNRIRMHLLPLLQRYNPSLKECLVRMGQVFLQEEEYMESKTEELWERVVRNRDSLWLDLNWFRNLHPALQFRLLKRMAVSVSGIAQKRLGVVHIQSLADLARGRKPQTVVHLPGRITARRIYDRLVIGRGEIPQPPVFDHPVALPGTTPIAEIGKRLVTGLVGGWQPGQASSRRVFLDADRLAPELRVRNRRPGDRFRPLGMRGSRKIKDCFIDWKVPMDQRAGVPLVVSGEEIVWVVGWRIGHQARVTDRTQRVVCMEIQDL
- the mog gene encoding molybdopterin adenylyltransferase, which encodes MFKTSIITVSDRGYRGEREDKSGQALKEVLAGLDFQVVDYRIIPDEEDQIRHTLIDAVDRLGSDLILTTGGTGLSPRDVTPDATREVIEKEVPGFAEAMRAASLEKTPHAMISRAVCGIRGSSLIINLPGSPRAAVECLQVALPALPHALSKLKGDPSDCGS
- a CDS encoding MOSC domain-containing protein, translated to MKKGRLLAVNISKAKGTQKKNVGRARVLKGFGIERDAHGGPGHRQVSLLAQESIQKMRDLGLDVSWGDFAENLTTEGLDLARLPVGARLRIGRSVVLEVTQIGKKCHARCAVYDRTGTCIMPTEGIFARVVSGGPVRVGHAVQVLDRKDRI
- the moaC gene encoding cyclic pyranopterin monophosphate synthase MoaC, encoding QTRAIAKGDVLGVARIAGIMATKRTADLVPLCHPLNLTGVELKFRPRPKESAIDIEARVKTDGKTGVEMEAFVAVATAAITIYDMCKAVDRAMVISNIHLVEKRGGKSGTYLNPNRP